From Streptomyces griseorubiginosus, one genomic window encodes:
- the gyrB gene encoding DNA topoisomerase (ATP-hydrolyzing) subunit B, which yields MLCQKGRFVADSGNPNENIPSTDAEATSSNGEVTASYDASAITVLEGLDAVRKRPGMYIGSTGERGLHHLVQEVVDNSVDEALAGHADTIDVTILPDGGVRVVDNGRGIPVGIVPSEGKPAVEVVLTVLHAGGKFGGGGYAVSGGLHGVGVSVVNALSTKVAVEVKTDGYRWTQDYKLGVPTAPLAKHEATEEHGTSVTFWADPDIFETTDYSFETLSRRFQEMAFLNKGLRIKLTDERESAKATSGADEAGADESAEVKSVDYHYEGGIVDFVKYLNSRKGDVVHPTIVDLEAEDKDKNLSVELAMQWNSSYTEGVYSFANIIHTHEGGTHEEGFRAALTSLINKYARDKKLLRDKDDNLTGDDIREGLTAIISVKLSEPQFEGQTKTKLGNTEVKTFVQKVVYEHLTDWLDRNPVEAADIIRKSIQAATARVAARKARDLTRRKGLLETASLPGKLSDCQSNDPTKCEIFIVEGDSAGGSAKSGRNPEYQAILPIRGKILNVEKARIDKILQNQEIQALISAFGTGVHEDFDIEKLRYHKIILMADADVDGQHISTLLLTFLFRFMRPLVEAGHVYLSRPPLYKIKWGRDDTEYAYSDRERDALIEMGRQRGKRIREDSIQRFKGLGEMNAEELRVTTMDQEHRVLGQVTLDDAAQADDLFSVLMGEDVEARRQFIQRNAKDVRFLDI from the coding sequence GTGCTGTGCCAGAAAGGGCGCTTCGTGGCCGATTCCGGCAACCCCAACGAGAACATCCCGTCCACCGACGCCGAGGCGACCTCGTCGAACGGCGAGGTCACCGCCTCGTACGACGCCAGCGCCATCACCGTCCTCGAGGGTCTGGACGCGGTCCGCAAGCGACCCGGTATGTACATCGGCTCGACCGGCGAGCGCGGCCTGCACCACCTGGTGCAGGAGGTCGTCGACAACTCCGTCGACGAGGCGCTGGCGGGCCACGCGGACACCATCGACGTCACGATCCTCCCCGACGGCGGCGTCCGGGTCGTCGACAACGGCCGTGGCATCCCGGTCGGCATCGTCCCCTCCGAGGGCAAGCCGGCCGTCGAGGTCGTGCTCACCGTGCTGCACGCGGGCGGCAAGTTCGGCGGCGGCGGCTACGCGGTCTCCGGCGGTCTGCACGGCGTGGGCGTGTCCGTGGTGAACGCCCTGTCGACCAAGGTGGCCGTCGAGGTCAAGACGGACGGCTACCGCTGGACGCAGGACTACAAGCTCGGCGTTCCGACGGCCCCGCTGGCCAAGCACGAGGCCACGGAGGAGCACGGCACCTCGGTGACCTTCTGGGCCGACCCGGACATCTTCGAGACCACCGACTACTCCTTCGAGACGCTCTCGCGGCGCTTCCAGGAGATGGCGTTCCTCAACAAGGGTTTGAGGATCAAACTCACCGACGAGCGGGAGTCGGCCAAGGCGACGTCCGGCGCGGACGAGGCGGGCGCGGACGAGAGCGCCGAGGTCAAGTCGGTCGACTACCACTACGAGGGCGGCATCGTCGACTTCGTGAAGTACCTCAACTCCCGCAAGGGAGACGTGGTGCACCCGACCATCGTCGACCTCGAGGCCGAGGACAAGGACAAGAACCTGTCCGTCGAGCTCGCCATGCAGTGGAACAGCAGTTACACCGAGGGCGTCTACTCCTTCGCCAACATCATCCACACGCATGAGGGCGGCACCCACGAAGAGGGCTTCCGCGCGGCGCTGACCTCGCTGATCAACAAGTACGCGCGCGACAAGAAGCTGCTGCGCGACAAGGACGACAACCTCACGGGTGACGACATCCGCGAGGGTCTGACCGCGATCATCTCGGTGAAGCTGAGCGAGCCGCAGTTCGAGGGCCAGACCAAGACCAAGCTGGGCAACACCGAGGTGAAGACCTTCGTCCAGAAGGTCGTCTACGAGCACCTCACCGACTGGCTGGACCGCAACCCGGTCGAAGCCGCGGACATCATCCGCAAGTCGATCCAGGCGGCCACCGCGCGCGTGGCGGCCCGCAAGGCCCGCGACCTGACCCGCCGCAAGGGCCTGCTGGAGACCGCGTCCCTGCCGGGCAAGCTCTCCGACTGCCAGTCCAACGACCCCACCAAGTGCGAGATCTTCATCGTCGAGGGTGACTCCGCCGGCGGCTCGGCCAAGTCCGGCCGCAACCCGGAGTACCAGGCGATCCTCCCGATCCGCGGCAAGATCCTGAACGTCGAGAAGGCCCGGATCGACAAGATCCTGCAGAACCAGGAGATCCAGGCGCTGATCTCGGCCTTCGGCACCGGAGTCCACGAGGACTTCGACATCGAGAAGCTGCGCTATCACAAGATCATCCTGATGGCGGACGCCGACGTCGACGGCCAGCACATCTCCACCCTGCTGCTGACCTTCCTGTTCCGCTTCATGCGGCCGCTGGTCGAGGCCGGGCACGTGTACCTCTCCCGTCCTCCGCTCTACAAGATCAAGTGGGGCCGGGACGACACCGAGTACGCGTACTCCGACCGCGAGCGAGACGCGCTGATCGAGATGGGCCGCCAGCGCGGCAAGCGCATCCGCGAGGACTCCATCCAGCGCTTCAAGGGTCTCGGCGAGATGAACGCCGAGGAGCTGCGCGTGACCACCATGGACCAGGAGCACCGCGTCCTCGGCCAGGTCACGCTCGACGACGCCGCCCAGGCGGACGACCTGTTCTCGGTCCTCATGGGCGAGGACGTGGAGGCCCGCCGGCAGTTCATCCAGCGCAACGCCAAGGACGTCCGCTTCCTCGACATCTGA
- a CDS encoding DUF721 domain-containing protein: MSDERPPTENADGAAGGGNANGAENPKPAEPSGVDLARVALRAAREQARARGDAAQQKRQARRGGGLRSGARADGRDPMAFGAAINRLITERGWEAPAAVGGVMGRWPQIVGEKLADHCTPQRYDEDERVLVVQCDSPVWATEVRRLAPSLVARLNEDLGHGTVRLIKVLGPGGPARNYGPLRAPGSSRSGDPYT; this comes from the coding sequence ATGAGCGACGAACGGCCTCCGACCGAGAACGCCGACGGCGCTGCTGGCGGCGGAAACGCAAACGGCGCCGAGAACCCCAAGCCGGCCGAGCCCTCCGGTGTCGACCTCGCGCGTGTGGCGCTTCGGGCGGCGAGGGAACAGGCACGCGCGCGTGGGGACGCGGCGCAGCAGAAGCGGCAGGCGCGGCGCGGGGGCGGGCTGCGCTCCGGCGCGCGCGCCGACGGTCGCGACCCGATGGCCTTCGGTGCCGCCATCAACCGCCTGATCACCGAGCGGGGCTGGGAGGCTCCCGCCGCGGTGGGCGGTGTGATGGGGCGCTGGCCGCAGATCGTCGGCGAGAAGCTCGCTGATCACTGCACGCCCCAGAGGTACGACGAGGACGAGCGGGTCCTGGTCGTGCAGTGTGATTCGCCGGTGTGGGCGACCGAGGTGCGGCGCCTCGCCCCGAGCCTGGTCGCGCGGCTCAACGAGGACCTGGGGCACGGCACGGTCCGGCTGATCAAGGTGCTCGGTCCCGGTGGCCCCGCGCGCAACTACGGCCCTCTGCGGGCCCCGGGAAGCAGCAGGTCCGGCGATCCCTACACGTGA
- the recF gene encoding DNA replication/repair protein RecF (All proteins in this family for which functions are known are DNA-binding proteins that assist the filamentation of RecA onto DNA for the initiation of recombination or recombinational repair.), which yields MHVTHLSLADFRSYARVEVPLDPGVIAFVGPNGQGKTNLVEAIGYLATLGSHRVATDAPLIRMGADRAIVRAQVRQGERQQLVELELNPGKSNRARINRSSQVRPRDVLGIVRTVLFAPEDLALVKGDPGERRRFLDELITARSPRMAGVRSDYERVLKQRNTLLKSAALARRHGGRSMDLSTLDVWDQHLARVGAELLAQRLDLIAALQPLADKAYEQLAPGGGPVALEYKPSAPGEAHTREDLFEQLMGALAEARKQEIERGVTLVGPHRDDLLLKLGQLPAKGYASHGESWSYALALRLASYDLLRAEGNEPVLILDDVFAELDTRRRERLAELVAPGEQVLVTAAVDDDVPHVLAGTRYAVAEGTVERV from the coding sequence ATGCACGTCACGCATCTGTCGCTGGCCGACTTCCGCTCGTACGCCCGGGTCGAGGTCCCGCTCGACCCGGGCGTCATCGCGTTCGTGGGCCCCAACGGACAGGGCAAGACGAACCTCGTCGAGGCGATCGGCTATCTCGCCACCCTCGGCAGCCACCGGGTCGCCACCGACGCCCCGCTGATCCGGATGGGCGCCGACCGCGCGATCGTCCGGGCGCAGGTCAGACAGGGCGAGCGGCAGCAGCTGGTCGAGCTGGAGCTGAACCCCGGCAAGTCGAACCGTGCGCGCATCAACAGGTCGTCGCAGGTCAGGCCGCGTGATGTGCTGGGGATCGTGCGGACCGTGCTGTTCGCGCCGGAGGACCTGGCGCTGGTCAAGGGCGACCCCGGTGAGCGGCGCCGCTTCCTCGACGAGCTGATCACCGCCCGCTCCCCGCGCATGGCCGGCGTGCGCTCCGACTACGAGCGTGTCCTCAAGCAGCGCAACACCCTGCTGAAGTCGGCCGCCCTCGCGCGCAGGCACGGCGGCCGCTCGATGGACCTGTCCACCCTCGACGTATGGGACCAGCACCTCGCGCGCGTGGGCGCCGAGCTGCTCGCCCAGCGGCTCGACCTGATCGCCGCGCTCCAGCCGCTGGCCGACAAGGCGTACGAGCAGCTGGCGCCCGGCGGCGGTCCGGTCGCGCTGGAGTACAAGCCGTCCGCGCCCGGCGAGGCGCACACGCGTGAGGATCTCTTCGAGCAGCTGATGGGGGCGCTCGCGGAGGCGCGCAAGCAGGAGATCGAGCGGGGCGTGACCCTCGTAGGGCCGCATCGGGACGATCTGCTGCTCAAACTCGGCCAGCTGCCCGCCAAGGGATACGCCTCGCACGGCGAGTCCTGGTCGTACGCGCTGGCGCTGCGGCTCGCGTCGTACGACCTCCTCAGGGCGGAGGGGAACGAGCCGGTGCTGATCCTCGACGACGTGTTCGCCGAGCTGGACACCCGGCGCCGGGAGCGGCTGGCCGAGCTGGTCGCCCCGGGTGAGCAGGTGCTGGTGACGGCCGCGGTCGACGACGACGTGCCGCACGTGCTGGCGGGGACGCGGTACGCGGTGGCGGAGGGGACGGTGGAGCGCGTATGA
- the gnd gene encoding phosphogluconate dehydrogenase (NAD(+)-dependent, decarboxylating), with protein MELGLIGLGKMGGNMRERIRRAGHTVIGYDRNPDLADVHSLKELVDALQGPRVVWVMVPAGAPTQATIDELAELLQPGDVVVDGGNSRWTDDEKHAEELAAKGIGFVDCGVSGGVWGLENGYALMYGGDAENVAKVQPVFDALKPKGDAGAVHAGKVGAGHFAKMVHNGIEYAMMQAYAEGWELLEKVDSVTDVREVFRSWQEGTVIRSWLLDLAVNALDEDEHLDKLRGFAQDSGEGRWTVEAAIDHAVPLPAITASLFARFASRQDDSPQMKMIAALRNQFGGHAVETK; from the coding sequence ATGGAGCTCGGTCTCATCGGCCTCGGCAAGATGGGCGGCAACATGCGCGAGCGGATCCGCCGCGCAGGCCACACCGTGATCGGATACGACCGCAACCCGGACCTCGCCGATGTCCACAGCCTCAAGGAGCTTGTGGACGCGTTGCAGGGTCCGCGGGTCGTGTGGGTGATGGTCCCGGCCGGAGCGCCGACGCAGGCGACCATCGACGAGCTGGCCGAACTCCTTCAGCCCGGGGACGTCGTGGTGGACGGCGGGAACTCCCGCTGGACGGACGACGAGAAGCACGCCGAGGAGCTGGCGGCCAAGGGCATCGGTTTCGTGGACTGCGGTGTCTCCGGCGGTGTCTGGGGCCTGGAGAACGGCTATGCGCTGATGTACGGCGGTGACGCCGAGAACGTCGCCAAGGTGCAGCCCGTCTTCGACGCCCTCAAGCCCAAGGGCGACGCCGGGGCGGTGCACGCCGGCAAGGTCGGCGCGGGCCACTTCGCGAAGATGGTCCACAACGGCATCGAGTACGCGATGATGCAGGCCTACGCCGAGGGCTGGGAGCTCCTGGAGAAGGTGGACTCCGTGACCGACGTCCGGGAGGTCTTCCGCTCCTGGCAGGAGGGCACCGTCATCCGTTCCTGGCTCCTCGACCTCGCGGTCAACGCCCTCGACGAGGACGAGCACCTGGACAAGCTGCGCGGTTTCGCACAGGACTCCGGCGAGGGCCGGTGGACCGTGGAGGCCGCCATAGACCACGCGGTGCCGCTGCCGGCGATCACCGCGTCCCTGTTCGCGCGGTTCGCGTCCCGCCAGGACGACTCGCCGCAGATGAAGATGATCGCGGCGCTGCGCAACCAGTTCGGCGGCCACGCGGTCGAGACGAAGTAA
- the dnaN gene encoding DNA polymerase III subunit beta produces MKIRVERDVLAEAVAWAARSLPARPPAPVLAGLLLKAEEGQLSLSSFDYEVSARVSVEAEVEEEGTVLVSGRLLADICRALPNRPVEISTDGVRATVVCGSSRFTLHTLPVEEYPALPQMPSATGTVPGEVFASAASQVAIAAGRDDTLPVLTGVRIEIEGDTVTLASTDRYRFAVREFLWKPENPEASAVALVPAKTLLDTAKALTSGDSVILALSGSGAGEGLIGFEGAGRRTTTRLLEGDLPKYRTLFPTEFNSVAVIETAPFVEAVKRVALVAERNTPVRLSFEQGVLILEAGSSDDAQAVERVDAQLEGDDISIAFNPTFLLDGLSAIDSPVAQLSFTTSTKPALLSGKPALDAEADEAYKYLIMPVRLSG; encoded by the coding sequence GTGAAGATCCGGGTGGAACGCGACGTACTCGCGGAGGCAGTTGCCTGGGCGGCGCGCAGCCTCCCGGCCCGTCCGCCGGCGCCGGTCCTCGCCGGCCTTCTCCTGAAGGCCGAGGAAGGCCAGCTGAGCCTGTCCAGCTTCGACTACGAGGTCTCCGCGCGGGTGTCCGTCGAGGCCGAGGTCGAGGAGGAGGGCACGGTGCTGGTCTCCGGCCGCCTGCTCGCCGACATCTGCCGCGCCCTGCCCAACCGCCCGGTGGAGATTTCCACAGACGGTGTACGGGCGACCGTGGTGTGCGGCTCCTCGCGATTCACACTCCACACCCTGCCTGTGGAGGAGTACCCGGCGCTGCCGCAGATGCCGAGCGCGACCGGCACCGTCCCCGGTGAGGTCTTCGCCTCCGCCGCCTCCCAGGTGGCCATCGCCGCGGGCCGCGACGACACGCTGCCGGTGCTGACCGGTGTGCGCATCGAGATCGAGGGCGACACCGTCACCCTGGCGTCCACCGACCGCTACCGCTTCGCGGTCCGTGAGTTCCTGTGGAAGCCGGAGAACCCCGAGGCGTCCGCGGTGGCCCTGGTGCCCGCCAAGACGCTCCTGGACACCGCCAAGGCCCTCACGAGCGGCGACAGCGTCATCCTGGCGCTGTCCGGTTCGGGCGCGGGCGAGGGTCTGATCGGTTTCGAGGGTGCGGGCCGCCGTACGACGACCCGTCTGCTCGAGGGCGATCTGCCGAAGTACCGCACGCTGTTCCCGACGGAGTTCAACTCGGTCGCGGTGATCGAGACCGCCCCCTTCGTGGAGGCCGTCAAGCGTGTGGCCCTGGTCGCCGAGCGCAACACCCCGGTGCGGCTGAGCTTCGAGCAGGGCGTGCTGATCCTCGAGGCCGGCTCCAGCGACGACGCACAGGCTGTGGAAAGGGTCGACGCCCAGCTGGAGGGCGACGACATCTCGATCGCCTTCAACCCGACCTTCCTGCTGGACGGCCTGAGCGCCATCGACTCCCCGGTGGCCCAGCTGTCCTTCACGACGTCCACCAAGCCGGCGCTGCTCAGCGGCAAGCCGGCCCTGGACGCCGAGGCGGACGAGGCCTACAAGTACCTGATCATGCCGGTGCGGCTCAGCGGCTGA
- the dnaA gene encoding chromosomal replication initiator protein DnaA codes for MADVPADLAAVWPRVLEQLLGEGRVQGVEAKDEHWIRRCQPLALVADTALLAVPNEFAKGVLEGRLAPAVSETLSRECGRPIRIAITVDDSAGEPPSPPAPPAPRSQPRYEEPELPSGQYDGPYDNTYDKQYDNQYDGYGRHRADDSPSGRGEQRPGPQGDRTPRPDQLPTARPAYPSEYQRPEPGAWPRPAQDEYSWQQQRLGFPERDPYASPSQEPYQQETYPQEPYQKEPYPQDSYGAPSQDYRPQPMERPSYDSPRPDYDQRPDYDKPRPDYDKPRSEYDQRDARRDLPEPPSASGHVHRGGPVGSNLPTTGAPGPLAAQPAPATGPGEPTARLNPKYLFDTFVIGASNRFAHAAAVAVAEAPAKAYNPLFIYGESGLGKTHLLHAIGHYARSLYPGTRVRYVSSEEFTNEFINSIRDGKGDSFRKRYREMDILLVDDIQFLADKESTQEEFFHTFNTLHNANKQIVLSSDRPPKQLVTLEDRLRNRFEWGLITDVQPPELETRIAILRKKAVQEQLNAPPEVLEFIASRISRNIRELEGALIRVTAFASLNRQPVDLGLTEIVLKDLIPGGEDSAPEITSTAIMSATADYFGLTVEDLCGTSRGRALVTARQIAMYLCRELTDLSLPKIGALFGGRDHTTVMHADRKIRNLMAERRSIYNQVTELTNRIKNG; via the coding sequence GTGGCTGACGTACCTGCCGATCTTGCCGCAGTGTGGCCACGCGTACTCGAGCAACTCCTCGGTGAGGGCCGCGTCCAGGGTGTGGAGGCGAAGGACGAGCACTGGATCCGTCGCTGCCAGCCCCTCGCACTGGTCGCCGACACCGCCCTGCTCGCCGTACCGAACGAATTTGCGAAGGGCGTACTGGAGGGCAGGCTGGCCCCGGCCGTCAGCGAGACGCTGAGCCGCGAGTGCGGCCGCCCCATCCGTATCGCCATCACCGTCGACGACTCCGCGGGCGAGCCCCCCTCGCCGCCCGCACCCCCGGCCCCCCGGTCCCAGCCCCGCTACGAGGAGCCCGAGCTCCCCTCCGGCCAGTACGACGGGCCGTACGACAACACGTACGACAAGCAATACGACAACCAGTACGACGGCTACGGCCGCCACCGCGCCGACGACTCCCCCTCGGGCCGTGGCGAGCAGCGCCCCGGGCCCCAGGGCGACCGCACCCCCCGCCCGGACCAGCTCCCCACCGCCCGGCCCGCGTACCCCTCGGAGTACCAGCGCCCCGAACCGGGCGCCTGGCCCCGACCCGCGCAGGACGAGTACAGCTGGCAGCAGCAGCGGCTCGGCTTCCCGGAGCGCGACCCTTACGCGTCGCCGTCGCAGGAGCCGTACCAGCAAGAGACGTATCCACAGGAGCCGTACCAGAAGGAGCCCTACCCGCAGGACTCCTACGGCGCCCCCTCCCAGGACTACCGCCCCCAGCCCATGGAGCGGCCGTCCTACGACAGCCCGCGCCCCGACTACGACCAGCGCCCGGACTACGACAAGCCCCGCCCCGACTACGACAAGCCGCGCTCGGAGTACGACCAGCGGGACGCGCGACGGGATCTCCCCGAGCCCCCGTCGGCCTCCGGGCATGTGCACCGCGGCGGGCCGGTCGGCTCCAATCTGCCCACCACCGGCGCCCCCGGCCCGCTCGCCGCGCAGCCCGCGCCCGCGACCGGTCCCGGTGAGCCCACCGCGCGGCTGAACCCGAAGTACCTCTTCGACACCTTCGTCATCGGCGCCTCCAACCGCTTCGCCCACGCGGCCGCGGTCGCCGTCGCCGAGGCGCCGGCCAAGGCCTACAACCCCCTCTTCATCTACGGGGAGTCCGGCCTCGGCAAGACACATCTGCTGCATGCCATCGGCCACTACGCGCGCAGCCTGTACCCCGGCACGCGCGTGCGGTACGTGAGCTCGGAGGAGTTCACCAACGAGTTCATCAACTCCATCCGCGACGGCAAGGGCGACAGCTTCCGCAAGCGGTACCGCGAGATGGACATCCTGCTCGTCGACGACATCCAGTTCCTCGCGGACAAGGAGTCGACGCAGGAGGAGTTCTTCCACACCTTCAACACGCTCCACAACGCCAACAAGCAGATCGTGCTCTCCAGCGACCGGCCGCCCAAGCAGCTGGTCACGCTCGAGGACCGGCTGCGGAACCGTTTCGAGTGGGGCCTGATCACCGACGTCCAGCCGCCCGAGCTGGAGACCCGCATCGCGATCCTGCGCAAGAAGGCGGTCCAGGAACAGCTCAACGCCCCGCCGGAGGTGCTGGAGTTCATCGCTTCCCGCATCTCGCGCAACATCCGCGAGCTGGAGGGCGCGCTGATCCGCGTGACGGCGTTCGCGTCGCTCAACCGGCAGCCGGTCGACCTGGGCCTGACCGAGATCGTGCTGAAGGACCTGATCCCCGGCGGCGAGGACTCGGCCCCGGAGATCACCTCCACGGCGATCATGAGCGCCACGGCCGACTACTTCGGCCTGACCGTCGAGGACCTGTGCGGCACCTCACGCGGCCGCGCCCTCGTCACCGCCCGCCAGATCGCCATGTACCTGTGCCGCGAGCTCACCGACCTCTCGCTGCCCAAGATCGGCGCCCTGTTCGGCGGCCGCGACCACACGACCGTGATGCACGCGGACCGCAAGATCCGCAATCTGATGGCCGAGCGGCGCTCCATCTACAACCAGGTGACCGAGCTGACGAACCGCATCAAGAACGGCTGA
- the rpmH gene encoding 50S ribosomal protein L34, with translation MSKRTFQPNNRRRAKTHGFRLRMRTRAGRAILANRRSKGRASLSA, from the coding sequence GTGAGCAAGCGCACCTTCCAGCCGAACAACCGTCGCCGCGCGAAGACCCACGGCTTCCGCCTGCGGATGCGTACCCGTGCCGGCCGCGCGATTCTCGCGAACCGCCGCAGCAAGGGTCGCGCCAGCCTGTCCGCCTGA
- the rnpA gene encoding ribonuclease P protein component, with product MLPTEHRLRRREDFATAVRRGRRAGRPSLVVHLRSGATDPHAPGESAPPTRAGFVVSKAVGGAVVRNKVKRRLRHLMRDRVSLLPPGSLVVVRALPEAGDADHEQLARDLDAALQRLLGGGAR from the coding sequence GTGCTGCCTACCGAGCATCGGCTGAGGCGGCGCGAGGACTTCGCGACCGCGGTACGACGGGGTCGCCGGGCAGGCCGCCCGTCCCTCGTCGTTCATCTACGTAGCGGTGCCACGGACCCGCACGCGCCTGGGGAGAGCGCTCCCCCGACGCGTGCGGGTTTCGTCGTGAGCAAGGCCGTGGGCGGCGCCGTCGTACGCAACAAGGTGAAGCGCAGACTTCGCCATCTGATGCGTGACCGGGTCTCCCTGTTGCCCCCCGGTAGCCTGGTAGTCGTACGAGCGTTGCCCGAGGCCGGCGACGCCGACCATGAACAACTGGCCCGAGACCTGGATGCCGCCCTACAGCGGCTGCTGGGAGGGGGCGCGCGATGA
- the yidD gene encoding membrane protein insertion efficiency factor YidD — protein sequence MKYPLLALIKLYQWTISPLLGPVCKYYPSCSHYGFQAIDRHGAIKGTALTAWRILRCNPWSLGGVDHVPPRKRPRWHEMLRNAWRARRGGPSAADSATEGHTPSSPAAETPSHAQGA from the coding sequence ATGAAGTACCCACTGCTGGCGCTGATCAAGCTGTACCAGTGGACCATCAGTCCACTGCTGGGGCCGGTCTGCAAGTACTACCCGTCGTGTTCCCACTACGGCTTCCAGGCCATCGACCGGCACGGTGCGATCAAGGGAACGGCACTCACCGCCTGGCGCATCCTGCGGTGCAATCCGTGGTCGCTGGGCGGTGTGGACCATGTTCCGCCGCGCAAGCGCCCGCGGTGGCACGAAATGCTGCGTAACGCCTGGCGTGCACGCAGGGGCGGGCCCTCCGCCGCCGACTCGGCCACCGAGGGACATACTCCTTCGAGCCCGGCCGCAGAGACTCCGTCCCATGCCCAAGGAGCATGA
- the yidC gene encoding membrane protein insertase YidC codes for MDTIASLFSFITTPVSWVIVQFHKVYGAIFGPDTGWAWGLSIVSLVILIRICLIPLFVKQIKSTRAMQTLQPEMKKIQERYKNDKQRQSEEMMKLYKETGTNPLSSCLPILAQSPFFFALYHVLNGIATGDTIGVINESLLASARKAHIFGAPLAAKFKDGSATVQALGATVTDVRVVTAVMIILMSASQFYTQRQLMTKNVDTTVKTPFMQQQKMLMYVFPVMFAVFGINFPVGVLVYWLTTNVWTMGQQMYVIHNNPTPGSKAQAAYLERLTKHVLNHGKARKRSERTIIKAIVAKGRDRNEFERKFINGLNKAGLAAQADGTVIQSESQATVQTEDGSPASAATPKRQQPKRQSKSQRQSGAAASGTKAAGEDQSSTPTSLSKSEEPQDATPEDAKPAASAKKQPGSGNRSKAQSGQRKGPQRPKSPSKK; via the coding sequence GTGGACACGATTGCCAGTCTTTTCAGCTTCATCACGACACCCGTCTCCTGGGTCATCGTCCAGTTCCACAAGGTGTACGGCGCCATCTTCGGCCCCGACACCGGGTGGGCCTGGGGCCTGTCGATCGTGTCCCTCGTGATCCTGATCCGTATCTGCCTGATCCCGCTCTTCGTGAAGCAGATCAAGTCGACGCGGGCCATGCAGACGCTCCAGCCCGAGATGAAGAAGATCCAGGAGCGCTACAAGAACGACAAACAGCGTCAGTCCGAAGAGATGATGAAGCTGTACAAGGAGACGGGCACCAACCCGCTCTCCTCGTGCCTTCCCATCCTGGCGCAGTCGCCGTTCTTCTTCGCCCTGTACCACGTGCTCAACGGCATCGCGACGGGCGACACCATCGGTGTCATCAACGAGTCGCTGCTGGCCAGCGCCCGTAAGGCGCACATCTTCGGGGCCCCGCTCGCCGCGAAGTTCAAGGACGGCTCCGCCACCGTCCAGGCCCTGGGCGCCACGGTCACCGATGTGCGGGTCGTCACCGCGGTCATGATCATCCTGATGTCGGCGTCGCAGTTCTACACGCAGCGCCAGCTGATGACGAAGAACGTCGACACCACGGTCAAGACGCCGTTCATGCAGCAGCAGAAGATGCTGATGTACGTCTTCCCGGTCATGTTCGCCGTCTTCGGCATCAACTTCCCGGTCGGTGTCCTCGTCTACTGGCTGACCACCAACGTGTGGACCATGGGCCAGCAGATGTATGTCATCCACAACAACCCGACCCCGGGTTCCAAGGCCCAGGCCGCCTACCTGGAGCGCCTCACCAAGCACGTCCTGAACCACGGGAAGGCCCGCAAGCGCAGCGAGCGCACCATCATCAAGGCGATCGTCGCCAAGGGCCGGGACCGCAACGAGTTCGAGCGCAAGTTCATCAACGGCCTGAACAAGGCCGGTCTCGCGGCCCAGGCCGACGGCACCGTGATCCAGAGCGAGTCCCAGGCCACGGTCCAGACCGAGGACGGTTCGCCGGCGAGCGCGGCCACCCCCAAGCGTCAGCAGCCCAAGCGGCAGAGCAAGTCGCAGCGGCAGTCGGGTGCGGCCGCGAGTGGCACGAAGGCGGCCGGCGAAGACCAGTCGTCGACGCCGACCTCGCTGAGCAAGTCCGAGGAGCCCCAGGACGCAACGCCCGAGGACGCCAAGCCGGCCGCTTCGGCCAAGAAGCAGCCCGGCTCCGGTAACCGCAGCAAGGCCCAGTCCGGACAGCGCAAGGGTCCGCAGCGGCCCAAGTCCCCGTCCAAGAAGTAA